The stretch of DNA GCGCTAACCGCGGCGGATGCGAACAAATATTTTAAAGACTACCTAATGGCGATTGAAGCGGTGGGGCGTGACTTAGCCGTCAATCCAACCGGGCAAGCGCCGTCGGTGTCGATCAAACTTTCTGCTTTACATCCGCGTTATGAAGTGGCGAACCAATCCCGTGTGATGACGGAGTTACATGACACTTTACTGCAACTGTTAATTCGAGCCAGAGAGCTAGATGTTGCCATCACCATTGATGCAGAAGAAGCGGATCGTCTAGAACTGTCACTAAAGTTATTCGCTAAGTTATTTGGACACTCAGCAGTTAAAGGATGGGGCAAGTTTGGGCTCGTAATTCAGGCTTACTCTAAGCGTGCACTACCGGTGTTACTCTGGTTGAATCGCCTCGCACAATTACAAGGTGATGTGATCCCTTTGCGTTTAGTGAAAGGAGCTTATTGGGACAGTGAGATCAAATGGTCGCAGCAAGCGGGCTATCGTAATTACCCAGTTTATACGCGCAAAGAATCGACGGATGTGGCTTACCTAGCATGCGCTCGCTTCCTTTTAAGTGATGGTGTGCGTGGTCATATTTACCCGCAATTTGCTAGCCATAATGCACAAACGGTGACCGCGATTGCCCAAATGGCAACGCATCGAGATTTTGAATTTCAACGTCTGCATGGGATGGGCGAAGCGCTCTATGACCATGTCATGGCGACTTATAAGCAGCCAGTGCGAATTTATGCGCCGGTGGGCAGCCACAAAGATCTCTTACCTTATTTAGTGCGTCGTTTATTGGAAAACGGTGCCAATAGCTCTTTTGTTCATCGCTTGGTTGACGCTCGTTGTCCGATAGAGAGTTTGACCTCTCACCCTGTGGATGAACTCGGCAGCTATGCTCAAATGAGTAATGCTGCGATTCCGTTGCCTCTAGATATCTTTACTGAGCGTCGCAATTCTCTTGGTATTAATATTGATATTGCAAGCGAAGCTCAGCCGTTTGAAGCGCAGATTAGCAAATGGATGGAGCATCAATGGCGTGCTGCCAGCGTTATTAATGGTGAGTCAAATTACGAAAGCATGATCAAGGAAAGCGGCGAAGTATATACGGTGACTGCGCCTTATGACCGCCGTATCGTCGTAGGTACTTCGGTTGATGCACTGCTTGATCATGTTTCCGCAGCCCTCGATGTCGCAGCTCAGTCTTTTGACCTCTGGAGTCAGCGTTCGTTTAGTGAGCGTGCCAAGCCATTAGAAGCGTTAGCGAATCTGCTTGAAGACAATCTCGCGGAATTGGTGGCGTTATGTCATAAAGAAGCAGGCAAAACCATTCACGATGCGATTGATGAAGTGCGTGAAGCGGTCGATTTTTGCCGTTTTTATGCCAAACAAGAAGCAGCGCTAGCTGCGCTGACGTTAACCGGCTTTGATGGCAAAGAGCGAACCATGCAGCGCCAAGCGCGCGGCGTTTTTGTTTGCATCAGCCCATGGAATTTCCCGCTTGCGATTTTTCTTGGCCAAGTGACTGCAGCGCTAGTCGCTGGTAATACTGTCGTTGCAAAACCGGCGGCACAAACCAGTTTGATTGCGACGCGAGCGGTCGAGTTAATGCTTGAAGCAGGCTTCCCAAGTGGCGTAATTCAGCTCGTTATCGGCGGGGCTGAAGTAGGCGCGGCACTAACCGCAAATACTGCCATTGCTGGGGTTGCATTTACAGGTTCAACACCAACCGCTCAGCATATTAACCGCTCATTAGCCAAACGCGATACAAACCCGGTGCCGCTGATCGCGGAAACTGGTGGTCAAAACGCGATGATCGTTGACAGTACCGCGCTCCCTGAACAAGTCGTACGCGATGTTATTCGTTCGGCTTTTGCCTCTGCGGGACAGCGTTGCAGCGCATTGCGAGTCCTATATGTACAAGAGGATATCGCAGATCGGATTATTCGTCTGATTCATGGTGCAATGGAAGAGCTGTCTGTCGGCATGCCCTATCTACATTCTACGGATGTTGGCCCAGTCATTGATGCGCAAGCTAAACACAAGCTAGAGCAACATATTGAGCGAATGGCCAGCCAATACAAAACTGTGGCGCAGTTAACCTTTAGTGATGAATGTGCACACGGTGATTTTGTGGCGCCATGTGCATTTGAAATTGATGACATTCGCGCGCTGAATGAAGAGCAGTTTGGTCCGATTTTACATATCGTGCGCTATCACGCGTCGGATTTACCACAGGTGGTCGCGCAGATTAATCAAACTGGTTACGGATTAACTCTGGGTATTCATAGCCGCAATGAGACGACATATCGCTGGATAGAAAAGCATGCTCGAGTGGGGAATAGCTACATCAATCGCGACCAAGTTGGTGCGGTCGTAGGTGTTCAACCATTTGGTGGTCAGGGGCTTTCCGGTACCGGACCAAAAGCGGGTGGCCCGCATTATCTGTTTAGTTTCACTCGTAGTGTTTTCGTACAAGCAGGGGAGGCGTGATCATGGCCCATCAAGTAGTGAGTTTTTCTAACGCCTATTCTGCTTGGGAAAACTGGAATCTGACTGACTTTGACTCAAAAATTGACGGTTTACTGTCGCTGAAAAATGCGATGAGCGAATCTCAATATTCCGCGGTGATTGGTTTTCACATCGAACAGGCGGCAAATTTGTTGTCTTTAACGCACGAGTTAGTAGGTCCAACCGGTGAAAGCAACGAGCTGTATACCTCAGGTCGCGGCGTGAGTTTACTGGTGGTCGAAAATAACAGCGAAGCTGCGCGACTCGCGGCTTTAGCGCAATGTGTTGCGGCATTAGTCGCTGGAAATAGTGTGGTGATGTGTAGCGATGATGTTGAGTTTACTCAGCAACTTGACGCTGCTTATCAGCAATCATCTTTGCCAACCAATGTCCTTCATTTTACATCTTTAGAAGCTTCACAACAGTTGCTGGAGTCGGATGTACGAGTGGTGGGTTTTGTTGGCACACAAGTAGGGGAGCGTAAGCTTAATCAAGTATTAGCATCGCGCACGGGTAGCATTGTTAGATTCGTCTCTGAGACAGATTTAACTCATTTGACATCGGTGCACGATCCTCATCTCTCGCTACAGTTCATTACTGAGCGAACCAGAACAATAAATATAACAGCAGTGGGTGGTAATGCGACGCTATTAGGGGCTTTGGACGCGGGTAAATAGCGGCTTCAGGCTAGCGCGCACACTCAACCATTTTCTAAGGGGCCACGGAGGAGAACCCGCGAAAATGGCGTTTTTACTAAGAGGAAAATCAAATGGAAAATAGCTTTGCTATTACAACCACGTTTATCGTTTACTTACTGGTCATGTTGGCGATTGGCGTCTTTGCTTATTTGCGAACGAAAAACTCGACCGACTACTTTCTAGGCGGTAGAACACTAGGGCCTTGGCCTGCGGCGCTTTCTGCGGGAGCATCAGACATGAGTGGCTGGCTACTTTTAGGCCTTCCAGGTTATGCGTATGCTGCAGGCATCGAAGCGATCTGGATTGCAGGTGGCTTATTAGTTGGGACATGGGCAAACTGGTTAGTTAGCGCTAAACGCCTACGTACATATAGTATCACGACAGAATCGTTGACGATTCCAGAGTACTTCTCGCGTCGCTTTAAGGATAATTCAAACCTAATTCAAACCATTTCAGCGTTCTTTATTTTGCTGTTTTTCCTTTTCTATACCAGTTCAGGTCTGGTTGCTGGTGGTAAGTTGTTTGAAACTGTATTTGGTTTGGAGTATTCAACCGCAGTGATTATCGGCACCTTATGTGTTGTATCTTACACGCTTTTTGGTGGTTTCCTTGCTGTATCTTGGACTGATTTGGTTCAAGGATTGTTGATGGCTGCGGCACTGATGATTGTGCCGATTGCAACGATGCAGGGCGGTTTCGGTGATGTTGTTGATCAGTTAGAAGCTATTAACCCGCAACTACTCACGTTATTTAATAATGCAGAAGGCCAACCTCTTTCTGCAATCGCGATTATCTCGTTAGTTGCTTGGGGCTTGGGCTATTTTGGTCAGCCACATATCCTAGCGCGCTTTAAAGCGACACGTAGCAATAAAGATCTGACAACTGCGCGTCGTATTGCCGTGGTTTGGACTGGTCTATCGATGCTTGGTGCGCTGATGGTGGGCGTTGTTGGTTTGATTTACGTTCACAATACGGGCAGCGTGTCACTTGATGATGGCGAAAAAATCTTCATGATCTTAGTTAACGCTATGTTCCATCCAGTGGTCGCAGGTATTTTACTCGCTGCCATTTTGGCGGCAATCATGAGTACCGCTGATTCACAACTGTTGGTCTCTTCATCTGCACTGGCAGAAGATTTTTATAAACAAGTCTTCAAAAAAGATGCAAGCTCAGATGAGATTGTAATGGTAGGTCGTATCGCGGTGATCGTGATTTCTTTGATTGCGCTATTCCTTGCAATGTCTCCTGATAGTTCAGTACTTGGTCTTGTTTCTTACGCATGGGCAGGATTCGGTGCCGCATTTGGCCCTGCAATGGTTCTGAGCCTTTATTGGGCGGGCATGAACCGTAATGGTGCGTTAGCGGGTATTATCGTGGGCGGTGTAACCATTGTGGTATGGAAGCAATTGACTGGCGGTTGGTTTGATATGTATGAAATCGTCCCGGGAATTATCTTCTCAACCATCGCGATTGTTGTTGTGAGTATGGTTACTGGCGGACCAAACCAAGAAGTACAACAGCTACACAAAGATTTCGAAAAGAAACTAGTAGAACTCGACTAATTGATAGTTTTAATTTTTGCGAGCTAACTCAGCCCTCTTAGGAGGGCTGAGTTGTATTGGCGCATTCAATTTTATGCTGTGTCACATTTTTTAGACAAAAACTTCATATTAGGGAACTTCAAGTTTATAAATGTGTCCACTGAATGGACACCTGAACACGCGAGGAGAAAGAGATGCCACAAATGTACTGCGACTGCTGCCATAAAACGACAGCCCACAAAGTTTTATTAAAGCGCTGCGATAGCGAAAAGGTATCTCTGGTGCGTTCATTTGTGAGTTTTTTTGCCACAGTTCTTCAAGGTGACCATTACGTTAAAATGGAAAAACAATATTATTGCCGTGGCTGTAATCATCAATCCATTCCAGCACCAACTGCAATATCCAATATTAAAGCCGCGTAGTTTTAATCTAGATGAACAAAAAGCGAGCCATGATGGCTCGCTTTTACGTTGTTAGGTAGGGTTTTGTTACTTAACTAATAAGTGCAGAAATGACCCCAATCACACCACCAAATACACCGCCCCAAACCACTAGCCAGCCAAGGTGTTCTTTGATCATGGTTTGCACCATCTCTTTCACTAGCTGCGGAGTCAGTTCGTTTAAACGTTGATCGATGATATTTTCGATATTGACTTTGATTTCATCCATCATCGCTGGCGCTTCAAGTTGCTCTTTCAACGCTTGTTTGACGTTGTCACTTTGGCTGATTTCAATCACCGATTGCTGCATCTTTTCAACAAATGGTTGTTTTAGCGGTTGTAGTGCCTCGGTGCCACCAAACATTGCCAACATGCCACCAAACGGTGAGTTAGCAATCACTTCAACGAGTGAATCAAACGTTGGGTTGAAATCGACGTTGGCAATCACTGGCTCAAGGTTGAGCGTTTTACCGCTGCTCATCTCTTTACTTAGGAACTTGTCGATATTGGTGTCATTAAAGAACTGTTCCATCATCAGTTGTTTGATCGCGCGCTTGAATTCTTCAAAGCGTGCTGGAATAACACCTGAACCGTATAAACCCGGTACTTTCTCAAACAGCATATGAATCGCTAACCAGTTAGTGATCGCTCCAGAGAAGGCGAACAAGCCTGCGTAGTATGCCAGTTCGTTGTTAGATGCATGGCCGCCAGCCAGTAATGCAAGCGCCACAATATTCGTGAGTAGACTTTTGTTCATAAGTAGTCGTCGATAAAAAACAATGCGCGCAAGTATACCCAACCTGTTGTCATGCAAAAAGCCCCCTTTTACAGGGGGCTTGATAGGGTATCGATTACGGTAGGATAAAGTGAGTTAAGCGCTTTGCTGCTCTTGCTCTTCAGCGCCTAGGAAGCCACCGGTTTGATGCGCCCAAAGTTGGGCGTAGATACCTTGGTTTGCAATCAACTCTTGATGGCTACCTTGTTCAACAACTTGCCCATGGTCGAGCACAATGAGGCGATCCATAGCGGCAATGGTTGATAAGCGGTGGGCGATAGCGATAACGGTTTTACCTTCCATTAGCTCATACAAGCTTTCTTGAATGGCCGCTTCAACTTCTGAGTCAAGTGCTGAAGTTGCTTCATCGAGAACCAACAGCGGAGCATCTTTGAGTAGTACTCGTGATATAGCTACACGTTGACGTTGACCACCAGAGAGTTTCACACCTCTTTCACCAACTTGAGCATCGTAACCGACGTTTCCAAATGGATCGCTTAACGTTTCGATAAATTCATGAGCATGGGCTTGCTTGGTGGCTCGTAACAGTTCTTCTTCACTCGCATCTGGTTTGCCGTAAAGAATGTTTTCACGGATAGAGCGGTGCAGTAATGAGGTATCTTGCGTCACCATGCCAATATTGCTGCGTAGCGATTCTTGAGTGACTTCAGAGATCACCTGACCATCAATTTTGATTTGACCTTCTTCGACATCGTGGAAACGCAATAGCAAGTTAACCAGCGTTGATTTACCTGCGCCCGAACGGCCAACTAAACCGACTTTTTCACCCGGCTTGATATGTAGATTTAAGTTACTGATCACGCCTTTTTCTTTGTCACCGTAGTGGAAACTGACGTTATCAAACTCAATGCCGCCTTGATTGACGGTAAGCGGTAGTGCATTTGGTTTGTCTTGAATATCGATTGGTTTGGATAGCGTTTTCATCCCATCGACGACCGTACCCATGTTTTCAAATAGCGCACCGACTTCCCACATGATCCATTTCGACATGCCATTAATACGCAGCGCAAGACCGACTGCCACAGCGATTGCGCCAACCGAAATCATATTGCCCATCCATAGGTAGATGGACAGTGCTGAGATAGCGAAAACTAATAGGTAGTTGGTAATTTCAACCGCAATATCAAAACCGGTGACCAAACGCATTTGGCGATACACGGTTTGTAAAAAGCCCTGCATACCTTCTTCTGCGTATTCGGTTTCACGTTGGCTGTGCGAGAACAGTTTTACAGTGGAGATGTTGGTATAGCTATC from Vibrio taketomensis encodes:
- the putA gene encoding bifunctional proline dehydrogenase/L-glutamate gamma-semialdehyde dehydrogenase PutA, translating into MFTATDVLNAEFIEQPLDKLWALISPLYMVDESQWLAELLPLATPTEQEKAQIALETSKLIAAIRADKKSVQMIDALLLEYSLDTQEGILLMCLAEALMRIPDTQTADALIRDKLSAADWQSHLKNSDSVFVNASTWGLMITGKVVGLESTTTPSPSQAINRLVNKLSEPVIRSAMHQAMKIMGHQFVLGRTIEEAQKNGHAKRSNGFTYSYDMLGEAALTAADANKYFKDYLMAIEAVGRDLAVNPTGQAPSVSIKLSALHPRYEVANQSRVMTELHDTLLQLLIRARELDVAITIDAEEADRLELSLKLFAKLFGHSAVKGWGKFGLVIQAYSKRALPVLLWLNRLAQLQGDVIPLRLVKGAYWDSEIKWSQQAGYRNYPVYTRKESTDVAYLACARFLLSDGVRGHIYPQFASHNAQTVTAIAQMATHRDFEFQRLHGMGEALYDHVMATYKQPVRIYAPVGSHKDLLPYLVRRLLENGANSSFVHRLVDARCPIESLTSHPVDELGSYAQMSNAAIPLPLDIFTERRNSLGINIDIASEAQPFEAQISKWMEHQWRAASVINGESNYESMIKESGEVYTVTAPYDRRIVVGTSVDALLDHVSAALDVAAQSFDLWSQRSFSERAKPLEALANLLEDNLAELVALCHKEAGKTIHDAIDEVREAVDFCRFYAKQEAALAALTLTGFDGKERTMQRQARGVFVCISPWNFPLAIFLGQVTAALVAGNTVVAKPAAQTSLIATRAVELMLEAGFPSGVIQLVIGGAEVGAALTANTAIAGVAFTGSTPTAQHINRSLAKRDTNPVPLIAETGGQNAMIVDSTALPEQVVRDVIRSAFASAGQRCSALRVLYVQEDIADRIIRLIHGAMEELSVGMPYLHSTDVGPVIDAQAKHKLEQHIERMASQYKTVAQLTFSDECAHGDFVAPCAFEIDDIRALNEEQFGPILHIVRYHASDLPQVVAQINQTGYGLTLGIHSRNETTYRWIEKHARVGNSYINRDQVGAVVGVQPFGGQGLSGTGPKAGGPHYLFSFTRSVFVQAGEA
- a CDS encoding 1-pyrroline-5-carboxylate dehydrogenase, with protein sequence MAHQVVSFSNAYSAWENWNLTDFDSKIDGLLSLKNAMSESQYSAVIGFHIEQAANLLSLTHELVGPTGESNELYTSGRGVSLLVVENNSEAARLAALAQCVAALVAGNSVVMCSDDVEFTQQLDAAYQQSSLPTNVLHFTSLEASQQLLESDVRVVGFVGTQVGERKLNQVLASRTGSIVRFVSETDLTHLTSVHDPHLSLQFITERTRTINITAVGGNATLLGALDAGK
- the putP gene encoding sodium/proline symporter PutP, which encodes MENSFAITTTFIVYLLVMLAIGVFAYLRTKNSTDYFLGGRTLGPWPAALSAGASDMSGWLLLGLPGYAYAAGIEAIWIAGGLLVGTWANWLVSAKRLRTYSITTESLTIPEYFSRRFKDNSNLIQTISAFFILLFFLFYTSSGLVAGGKLFETVFGLEYSTAVIIGTLCVVSYTLFGGFLAVSWTDLVQGLLMAAALMIVPIATMQGGFGDVVDQLEAINPQLLTLFNNAEGQPLSAIAIISLVAWGLGYFGQPHILARFKATRSNKDLTTARRIAVVWTGLSMLGALMVGVVGLIYVHNTGSVSLDDGEKIFMILVNAMFHPVVAGILLAAILAAIMSTADSQLLVSSSALAEDFYKQVFKKDASSDEIVMVGRIAVIVISLIALFLAMSPDSSVLGLVSYAWAGFGAAFGPAMVLSLYWAGMNRNGALAGIIVGGVTIVVWKQLTGGWFDMYEIVPGIIFSTIAIVVVSMVTGGPNQEVQQLHKDFEKKLVELD
- a CDS encoding DUF445 domain-containing protein — encoded protein: MNKSLLTNIVALALLAGGHASNNELAYYAGLFAFSGAITNWLAIHMLFEKVPGLYGSGVIPARFEEFKRAIKQLMMEQFFNDTNIDKFLSKEMSSGKTLNLEPVIANVDFNPTFDSLVEVIANSPFGGMLAMFGGTEALQPLKQPFVEKMQQSVIEISQSDNVKQALKEQLEAPAMMDEIKVNIENIIDQRLNELTPQLVKEMVQTMIKEHLGWLVVWGGVFGGVIGVISALIS
- a CDS encoding ABC transporter ATP-binding protein encodes the protein MFKKFESFTQAFPEQEPQQPPQGIFAFCRYYTRGFEIPLIAMSIMATIVAIVEVALFGALGDLVDWLSNSNPETFLQDNQSELIFYGVLILVVMPILVSLYSLITHQMLLGNYPMSIRWLAHRYLLRQSINFYQDDFAGRVATKVMQTALAVRETVMKTMDVFVYVTVYFTSIIVLLAQADWRLMIPMLAWLAAYVAIQIYFVPKLKDVATEQADARSLMTGRIVDSYTNISTVKLFSHSQRETEYAEEGMQGFLQTVYRQMRLVTGFDIAVEITNYLLVFAISALSIYLWMGNMISVGAIAVAVGLALRINGMSKWIMWEVGALFENMGTVVDGMKTLSKPIDIQDKPNALPLTVNQGGIEFDNVSFHYGDKEKGVISNLNLHIKPGEKVGLVGRSGAGKSTLVNLLLRFHDVEEGQIKIDGQVISEVTQESLRSNIGMVTQDTSLLHRSIRENILYGKPDASEEELLRATKQAHAHEFIETLSDPFGNVGYDAQVGERGVKLSGGQRQRVAISRVLLKDAPLLVLDEATSALDSEVEAAIQESLYELMEGKTVIAIAHRLSTIAAMDRLIVLDHGQVVEQGSHQELIANQGIYAQLWAHQTGGFLGAEEQEQQSA